In Oceanispirochaeta sp., the genomic window GGCGGATTTACAGCTCTGGTGTTATTCTAGCTCAGGGCCAAAGGGCTTAAAGGGGGAGCTTGGTCTTTTCGATGAGGTGGATATCGCCGATCCTCATCTGCTTATCCACCGCCTTGCACATGTCGTAAACTGTGAGGGCCGCAATGGATACAGCCGTCAGGGCTTCCATTTCGATACCGGTTTTATCGGTGCACACTGTTTTGGC contains:
- a CDS encoding cyclic pyranopterin monophosphate synthase MoaC, which produces AKTVCTDKTGIEMEALTAVSIAALTVYDMCKAVDKQMRIGDIHLIEKTKLPL